Proteins encoded by one window of Panicum virgatum strain AP13 chromosome 7N, P.virgatum_v5, whole genome shotgun sequence:
- the LOC120682439 gene encoding altered inheritance rate of mitochondria protein 25-like, whose protein sequence is MRWLPRLLSHAAAAGRASTAARSTTSHVSGGSHGFASGGWEGSPAVPREWLRKLWREELRKLKEAARSYESVEAAGAATEAPSWSYQYDGRDLDPVEAKLAPLLARANLVIARDIEWANIMFAFEQESRYIIMDPLFPQSPVGFIREKSNVIFRQLLRTRRPFVAEITDAMGNEIFKVRRPFWLINSSIYAEVDGKEIGVVHRRWHLWRRIYDLYLGNRQFAVVENPGFWNWTFSLVDEDDKLLAQIDRNWRGIGFELFTDAGQYAIRFGDEGLRHKFALAADVEELHVTRQLTLPERAVALALAISLDSDYFSRRGGWGLPFLIATE, encoded by the exons CTGCtctcccacgccgccgcggccgggagGGCGTCCACGGCGGCCAGGTCCACCACCAGCCACGTCAGCGGAGGATCCCACGGGTTCGCCAGCGGCGGCTGGGAGGGGTCGCCAGCGGTGCCCCGGGAGTGGCTGCGGAAGCTGTGGCGGGAGGAGCTGAGGAAGCTGAAGGAGGCCGCGAGGAGCTATGAGTCCGTGGAGGCGGCAGGAGCGGCCACGGAGGCACCGTCGTGGAGCTATCAGTACGACGGCAGGGACCTCGATCCCGTCGAG GCCAAACTGGCTCCTCTTCTCGCAAGAGCTAACCTTGTGATCGCCAGGGACATTGAGTGGGCAAACATCATGTTTGCTTTTGAGCAG GAGAGCAGATATATCATAATGGACCCACTCTTTCCACAATCT CCAGTAGGTTTTATTCGAGAGAAAAGCAATGTCATCTTTAGGCAG CTACTCAGAACAAGACGGCCATTTGTTGCAGAAATAACTGATGCTATGGGCAATGAAATATTTAag GTTCGCAGGCCATTTTGGTTGATCAACAGCTCCATTTATGCAGAAGTGGATGGGAAG GAGATAGGTGTAGTCCACAGGCGTTGGCACCTTTGGCGGAGAATTTATGACCTGTACTTAGG GAATAGGCAATTTGCAGTTGTTGAGAATCCGGGTTTCTGGAACTGGACCTTTAGCCTGGTGGATGAAGATGATAAACTGTTGGCTCAGATTGATCGTAACTGGAGGGGAATTGGGTTTGAG CTCTTCACGGATGCTGGTCAGTATGCAATTCGGTTTGGTGATGAGGGACTAAGGCACAAGTTTGCTCTTGCAGCAGAT GTCGAAGAATTACATGTTACTCGGCAGCTGACTTTGCCTGAAAGGGCCGTGGCTCTTGCCCTTGCGATATCCCTGGACAGTGATTACTTCTCTAGGAGAGGTGGCTG GGGACTTCCTTTTCTCATTGCCACAGAGTAG
- the LOC120683338 gene encoding uncharacterized protein LOC120683338, translating into MWASGCRAGELASEMREQRDREMAEEERDLGDIVLSWSVTEIMNEDLYKGQVEKIPFSFSSLDHYLKAFKGPLIEETRSDLCSCLESITEAPSSKIVSMEAAGKSGLYFMDVEFWDNGAGFSSETYTARNGDIFILSSMKPEAAEDLNRYGLTYCLAMVTEVSMNDEYQKGFRVKVAKDIGLEEDLNKLRHAIFLTNIMTSLRIWKALCFDTCMNNNFTIIKSLLAPSNMGEEVCAVCVKKDEDCSDSFAEQLLPVNLNQSQLDAVQSIISAAQCRHLNLTKLIWGPPGTGKTKTVSAILWALACVKCRTLTCAPTNVAVVGVCTRFLQNLKDFNKQIGKNGLPLSLGDILLLGNKYKMDITEELQEVFLDYRADELVECFSSLSGWRYIIASMISFFEDCGSRYDMLLENDESSDSECFLDFLKKQFDAATKALKKCMMTLWTHLPRKCFSCDVISNITMLLGLLEKFDALLCNQDLTDEAVKRAFGFLSTDNYVAQRTSSIEKELDAASSLCLKLLKDLQSSLDLPTGRDRNWIQNYCMRNATLIFCTTSSSYRLHNAEIAPLDVLIVDEAAQVRECELLIPLRLRWLKHVILVGDDCQLRPLVRSQVCKEAGFGISLFERLVVLNFEKHLLNIQYRMNPCISLFPNAQFYEKKILDGPNVLSSSYNKDYTSLPFGTYTFINITDGREEKEGAGNSWRNLVEVAVVLHLIQTIFKSWKKTGQGISIGVVSPYSSQVAAIKDRLGKMYETSDGFHVRVKSVDGFQGEEDDIIILSTVRSNRRGIVGFLADNQRTNVALTRARHCLWILGNANTLYKSGTVWKDLVADAQSRKCVFNATNDTAICKLILHVKHELDELDDLLNSDSAVFSNTRWKVILSDNFRKSFTKLKSPQLRREVLQKLVKLGGGWRTRITNFDMTDTFQLAKAYKIRDLYLVWSTDLEKSERYFQIIRIWDLLSHQHVARTVQHLENLFSMYTDDYLDHCRRVQAEGKLEVPIIWDAEHDIIRYKKDCRVDQESHDRVDTSCALENTKVSESFLLMKFYSLSSGVAKHLLTATDGTEIEIPFELTDEEEAIIRFPHSSFILGRSGTGKTTVLTMKLYQIEQQSLIASQGLDLGEVDLPMVDHKNALPMKDTSKRESFVKQVLITVSPKLCSAIKNHICRLQRFGSGDVSDQPNILHMHDAFDDLEEFTNVPDNFNGLLNEHYPLTITYRKFLMMLDGTCQTSFFDMFHGEFKSSIERGHSKSRALQAFIESKEVTFEKFATSYWPHFNAELTKKLDASTVFTEIISHIKGGYKANMHGKLKRIDYVMLSDRRFSSLNSEMREKIYDVFLDYESMKRTAREFDLSDFVNSLHSRLVSGGYKGDLLDFIYIDEVQDLSMSQIALLKYVCRNFKEGFVFAGDTAQTIAKGIDFRFEDVRSLFYTSFLSEIEACNRGVRLTDMFQLSQNFRTHCGVLRMAQSIMSLLYYFFPSSVDKLNPETGLVYGEAPVLLESGNDENAIMTIFGQSKSEHNQHGFGAEQVILVRDDAIKKQIVNLVGKQALVLTIVECKGLEFQDVLLYNFFSSSPLHNKWRVVYDYMKNKDVITSSKEISHPGFDRNKHYLLCSELKQLYVAITRTRQRLWICENTDDYCQPMFDYWKKLCIVEVRLLDSSLIQAMQTGSSADDWRLRGTKLFNEGQFEMATMCFEKAGDAYREKWARAAGLLATADRVIITNLEMGQASLQKASEIYESIGMHEKAATCYIKLGDYKRAGMVFMEKCGTSRLEDAGDCFEMTECWSQAAEVYFKAKCYTKCFSCCSKGKLFYQGLQFLQQLKKEHCENFNSEFAIIGKTYLENCALYYFELGDIKHMMPFVKAFNSMDHVRAFLNSRNLLDELLSIEMEMGNFLEAAGIAKLKGDFLSEVNMLEKAELFEYATQLLLIYITANSLWATHSRGWPPKSFAEKEQFLLKVKEIANKVSESFFHFACIEADALSDSHKSLATLTYNLLEGRKCGSLLVELISARSIIDVHLWSQTSGYNLELEPGPEDEQYCHDLLACNQISLETLACVWNHWSSIIVKVIAHLHHFEDPKSNDSAAMCEDLCAKYFGLRKDGDSRYAVVNMDSSWLTSTGRSYLEQDGNRCWMDVVQCRSCAENFLVNELFSVGFSVLQKLQCFVDNSVELTLSPHAHWRTITIVTAIARFLQNSELSVPKYPKKLRNLFTHCERCFFELLFLAWRDETTKSFMYIFDSPTAYGLIVDSLGLYLRSGNQKLTHGHLGRITMYMLYTARSDDMLTSRLVQYLDRDSEWGDFFQSLKRFLDCGDGRYTFIMNFKRALEFTFNANWRFERDYVSPVCFVNLMECLGFLASSYLILNGCVFCTKSLLINMLKCRTSKEYLGTCLGSGPVSQDLDVGHVAYSSGKFIFHSIRNLLTNKFAIQDWVRRTNIAYVPILLRLVILLYLVTLTINKVGNCNEVTDFLQRCRIFEDLPLEFSKKIVYSLKLRSRKVGNFIQIFADALAATGNHMVVLGSPKGQLISRNLNAYIITSSDLTDVEKVTAFLCQERGSTTQDEITTCKVTFGNFTIAGVRDNKVENKIEMHLSDENISFWEKFESFQVFMHVQKDARIIIIFLKSVLSWLEQRGPLENIDTQLFEEVKHICNQFEEQSIWKKRDSLTVEDLYSMWNDGEKKLQKIISFLRSEKASRKESESRKEVAPAVQFHTEGDDEWNACSDDEPDTGGREMVEPAVQFHTEGGDEWSACSDDEPDTGGREMVEPTKEEATVTCSTSKKKAQKKKKKSKKSKRGKK; encoded by the exons ATGTGGGCGAGCGGGTGTAGAGCCGGCGAGCTAGCGAGCGAGATGAGGGAGCAACGCGACCGCGAaatggcggaggaggagagggattTGGGCGACATCGTGCTTTCCTGGTCGGTGACGGAGATCATGAACGAAGACCTCTACAAGGGGCAG GTCGAGAAAATTCCATTCAGCTTTAGTTCACTTGATCACTACTTGAAAGCATTCAAGGGACCTCTGATTGAAGAAACAAGGTCTGACCTGTGCTCGTGCCTTGAGAGCATCACAGAAGCACCCTCCTCGAAAATAGTTTCTATGGAGGCAGCAGGAAAATCAGGTCTGTATTTTATGGATGTGGAATTTTGGGATAATGGTGCCGGTTTTTCTAGTGAGACCTATACTGCTAGGAATGGCGACATCTTTATTCTGTCTAGCATGAAACCTGAAGCTGCAGAGGACTTAAACCGCTATGGTCTGACATATTGCTTGGCAATGGTTACTGAAGTTTCCATGAATGATGAATATCAGAAAGGCTTCAGAGTGAAGGTTGCAAAGGATATTGGTTTAGAAGAAGACTTAAATAAACTCCGACATGCAATATTTCTTACTAATATAATGACAAGTCTACGGATATGGAAAGCCCTTTGctttgacacatgcatgaataACAATTTCACAATAATCAAGTCACTTCTAGCCCCCAGTAACATG GGTGAAGAAGTCTGTGCGGTCTGTGTTAAAAAGGATGAGGACTGTTCAGATTCTTTTGCTGAGCAATTACTGCCAGTTAATCTTAATCAATCACAATTAGATGCTGTTCAATCTATCATCTCAGCAGCGCAATGTAGGCATCTGAACCTCACAAAACTTATATGGGGTCCACCAGGTACTGGAAAGACCAAGACTGTTAGTGCTATTCTGTGGGCTTTAGCTTGTGTGAAATGCAGAACTCTTACATGTGCTCCCACAAATGTTGCTGTTGTTGGAGTTTGCACTCGTTTCCTTCAAAATTTGAAGGATTTCAACAAACAGATTGGCAAAAATGGTCTACCTCTTTCTCTTGGTGACATATTGTTATTAGGGAACAAGTACAAGATGGACATCACTGAGGAGCTTCAGGAAGTTTTCTTGGATTATCGTGCGGATGAACTTGTTGAGTGTTTTTCATCATTGTCTGGATGGAGGTACATAATTGCTTCAATGATATCTTTTTTTGAGGATTGTGGTTCTCGATATGATATGCTTCTTGAGAATGATGAGAGCAGTGATTCTGAATGCTTTCTGGATTTCCTGAAGAAGCAATTTGATGCAGCAACAAAAGCTCTAAAGAAATGCATGATGACCTTGTGGACTCACCTTCCACGAAAGTGCTTTTCATGTGATGTTATAAGCAACATTACTATGCTGTTGGGTTTGCTGGAAAAATTTGATGCCCTTCTATGTAATCAAGATTTAACTGATGAGGCTGTCAAAAGAGCCTTTGGTTTTCTGTCAACTGATAACTATGTAGCACAGCGAACATCTTCTATTGAGAAGGAACTGGATGCAGCAAGTTCTTTATGCCTTAAATTACTGAAAGATCTTCAGAGTTCACTTGATTTACCAACCGGAAGAGACAGAAATTGGATTCAGAACTACTGCATGCGTAATGCAACACTTATTTTCTGTACTACTTCTAGTTCTTACAGGTTGCATAATGCGGAGATTGCTCCGCTTGATGTGTTAATTGTTGATGAGGCTGCTCAAGTCAGGGAATGTGAATTGCTGATCCCACTACGTTTGCGTTGGTTGAAACATGTTATTTTGGTGGGGGATGACTGCCAGCTAAGGCCACTAGTTAGAAGCCAA GTATGCAAGGAAGCTGGATTCGGAATCAGTCTTTTTGAGAGATTGGTTGTCTTGAACTTTGAAAAGCATTTGCTGAACATACAATATCGCATGAATCCATGTATCAGCTTATTTCCAAATGCTCAATTTTATGAGAAGAAGATTTTAGATGGACCAAATGTTCTTTCTTCTTCATACAACAAGGATTACACGAGCCTTCCTTTTGGTACCTATACTTTCATAAACATCACTGATGGGAGGGAAGAAAAGGAGGGTGCAGGAAACAGTTGGAGAAACCTGGTTGAAGTTGCTGTTGTTttgcacttgattcaaaccatCTTTAAAT CTTGGAAAAAGACAGGACAAGGGATTAGCATCGGTGTAGTTTCACCGTATAGTTCTCAGGTGGCTGCAATTAAAGATAGACTTGGGAAAATGTATGAAACGAGTGACGGCTTTCATGTCAGGGTCAAATCAGTTGATGGTTTCCAAGGAGAAGAGGATGATATAATCATACTATCAACAGTTAGATCCAATAGGAGGGGCATTGTTGGATTTCTTGCTGACAACCAAAGAACAAATGTTGCTCTTACTAGAGCAAG GCATTGTCTTTGGATTCTTGGCAATGCTAACACATTGTATAAAAGTGGGACAGTCTGGAAAGACCTTGTTGCTGATGCGCAGAGCCGTAAATGCGTTTTCAATGCCACTAATGACACAGCAATCTGCAAGTTGATTTTGCATGTAAAACATGAACTTGATGAACTGGATGATCTACTTAATTCTGACTCAGCAGTTTTCAGCAATACCAGATGGAAG GTCATTCTAAGTGACAACTTCAGAAAGTCTTTCACAAAACTAAAATCTCCACAGCTAAGGAGGGAGGTACTCCAGAAACTTGTCAAACTTGGTGGTGGTTGGCGGACAAGAATTACAAATTTTGATATGACTGATACTTTTCAGCTTGCAAAAGCATACAAAATCAGGGACCTTTATCTGGTTTGGAGCACTGATTTGGAGAAAAGCGAAAGATACTTCCAGATAATAAGAATATGGGACCTTTTGTCTCACCAACATGTTGCTAGAACTGTTCAACATCTTGAGAATCTCTTTTCCATGTACACAGATGATTACCTTGACCACTGCAGAAGAGTGCAGGCAGAAGG GAAACTAGAAGTTCCTATAATTTGGGATGCTGAACATGATATTATTCGGTATAAGAAGGATTGCAGAGTTGATCAAGAAAGTCATGACCGTGTGGACACCTCATGTGCTCTGGAGAATACAAAAGTTAGTGAAAGTTTCTTGCTGATGAAATTTTACTCTCTATCATCTGGTGTGGCAAAACATTTGCTTACTGCAACAGATGGGACTGAAATCGAGATCCCCTTTGAACTGACTGATGAAGAGGAGGCGATAATTCGATTCCCGCACAGTAGTTTTATTCTTGGGAGGTCAGGCACCGGGAAAACCACTGTTTTGACGATGAAACTGTATCAAATTGAGCAACAGTCCTTGATTGCATCCCAAGGACTGGATTTGGGTGAAGTTGATTTACCTATGGTTGATCACAAAAATGCTTTGCCAATGAAGGACACAAGCAAAAGAGAGAGTTTTGTAAAACAAGTCCTTATCACTGTAAGCCCAAAGCTTTGTTCAGCTATAAAGAATCACATTTGCAGGCTTCAAAG ATTTGGCTCCGGTGATGTCTCTGACCAGCCTAACATCCTTCATATGCATGATGCCTTTGATGACCTTGAAGAGTTTACAAATGTGCCAGATAATTTCAATGGTCTACTGAACGAGCACTATCCACTTACTATAACATACCGTAAATTCTTGATGATGCTCGATGGAACATGCCAAACTTCATTTTTTGATATGTTTCATGGAGAATTCAAGTCTAGCATTGAGAGAGGTCATTCCAAATCTCGAGCTTTGCAAGCTTTTATTGAGTCGAAAGAAGTCACCTTTGAAAAGTTTGCCACTTCCTATTGGCCTCATTTCAATGCAGAACTAACAAAGAAACTTGATGCGTCCACTGTCTTTACGGAAATAATTTCTCACATAAAGGGTGGATACAAAGCTAACATGCATGGCAAACTCAAAAGGATTGATTATGTGATGCTCTCTGATAGAAGATTTTCATCTCTAAACAGTGAAATGCGAGAGAAGATTTATGATGTTTTCCTTGATTACGAGAGTATGAAGCGCACTGCTAGAGAATTTGACTTGTCAGATTTTGTCAATAGTCTTCACAGTCGTCTAGTTTCTGGAGGTTACAAAGGGGATTTGCTGGATTTTATATACATAGATGAGGTGCAGGATCTTAGCATGTCGCAGATAGCTCTTCTTAAGTATGTATGCAGAAACTTCAAGGAGGGCTTTGTTTTTGCTGGTGACACGGCACAGACTATAGCAAAGGGTATTGATTTCAGGTTTGAAGATGTCCGCTCGCTGTTCTATACCTCATTCCTCTCAGAGATTGAAGCATGCAACCGAGGAGTTCGTCTCACTGATATGTTCCAACTCAGTCAGAATTTTCGCACACACTGTGGTGTTCTTCGTATGGCTCAGAGTATAATGAgccttttgtactactttttccCATCAAGTGTTGATAAGCTTAATCCAGAAACTGGGCTTGTGTATGGTGAAGCTCCTGTTCTCCTCGAGTCCGGTAATGATGAGAATGCAATTATGACTATTTTTGGACAAAGCAAAAGTGAACATAACCAGCATGGGTTTGGTGCTGAGCAAGTCATATTGGTTCGTGATGATGCTATCAAGAAACAAATTGTTAACCTTGTTGGTAAACAAGCTCTTGTCTTGACTATTGTTGAATGTAAGGGCCTTGAATTCCAG GACGTGCTGCTGTACAACTTTTTCAGTTCATCACCATTACATAACAAATGGAGGGTTGTGTATGATTACATGAAAAACAAGGATGTTATAACATCATCTAAAGAGATATCTCATCCAGGTTTCGATAGAAACAAGCACTATCTTTTATGTTCAGAACTGAAGCAGCTCTATGTCGCAATCACACGAACTAGGCAAAGATTGTGGATCTGTGAAAATACTGATGATTACTGTCAACCAATGTTCGACTACTGGAAGAAGTTGTGCATTGTGGAGGTTAGACTACTCGATTCTTCACTGATTCAAGCGATGCAGACAGGGAGCAGTGCTGATGATTGGAGGCTACGGGGTACTAAG tTATTTAATGAGGGGCAATTCGAGATGGCTACCATGTGCTTTGAAAAGGCTGGTGATGCATATAGGGAGAAGTGGGCAAGAGCTGCTGGACTTCTTGCGACTGCAGACCGTGTAATCATCACAAATTTGGAGATGGGCCAGGCTTCCTTGCAAAAAGCATCAGAGATTTATGAGTCTATTGGCATGCATGAGAAGGCTGCCACTTGCTACATCAAATTAGGTGACTACAAAAGAGCAG GAATGGTCTTTATGGAAAAATGTGGAACTTCAAGGCTTGAAGATGCTGGTGACTGTTTTGAGATGACTGAATGCTGGTCACAGGCAGCTGAAGTTTACTTTAAAGCTAAATGCTATACAAAGTgtttctcctgctgctcaaaaggAAAATTATTTTATCAGGGCTTGCAATTCTTGCAACAGCTGAAGAAGGAACATTGTGAGAATTTCAACTCAGAGTTTGCTATCATTGGAAAGACATATCTAGAAAATTGTGCATTATACTATTTTGAACTTGGGGatattaagcacatgatgccaTTTGTCAAGGCTTTCAACTCTATGGATCATGTTCGAGCATTCTTAAATTCTAGGAATCTTTTGGATGAACTGCTGAGTATAGAAATGGAAATGGGTAATTTCCTTGAAGCTGCAGGTATAGCAAAACTTAAAGGTGATTTCTTATCGGAAGTAAACATGCTAGAGAAGGCAGAATTGTTTGAGTATGCTACACAGCTCCTCCTCATTTACATCACTGCAAATTCCTTATGGGCTACACATAGTAGAGGATGGCCTCCAAAAAGTTTTGCTGAAAAGGAACAGTTTCTCTTAAAAGTTAAAGAGATAGCAAATAAAGTATCTGAGAGCTTTTTCCACTTTGCTTGCATTGAAGCAGATGCATTGTCAGATTCACATAAATCCCTTGCCACTTTAACCTACAACTTGCTTGAAGGCAGAAAATGTGGAAGCTTGTTAGTCGAACTTATTTCTGCTCGTTCCATTATTGATGTTCATCTTTGGTCTCAAACCTCTGGATACAACCTTGAGTTAGAGCCAGGACCTGAAGATGAACAGTATTGCCATGATTTGCTGGCCTGTAATCAGATATCACTGGAAACACTAGCCTGTGTTTGGAACCACTGGAGTTCAATTATAGTCAAAGTGATAGCTCATCTTCATCACTTTGAGGATCCAAAATCAAATGATTCTGCAGCTATGTGTGAAGATCTTTGTGCTAAATATTTTGGGTTGAGAAAAGATGGTGACAGCCGATATGCGGTAGTTAACATGGATTCAAGTTGGCTTACTAGCACAGGTAGGAGTTATTTGGAGCAAGATGGCAACAGATGTTGGATGGATGTCGTCCAATGTAGGTCGTGTGCTGAGAATTTTTTAGTAAATGAGCTCTTTTCAGTTGGCTTTAGTGTACTCCAAAAGTTGCAGTGTTTTGTTGATAATTCTGTGGAGCTAACATTATCTCCTCATGCCCATTGGAGGACTATCACTATCGTAACTGCAATTGCAAGGTTTCTACAAAACTCAGAGCTCAGTGTGCCAAAATATCCAAAAAAGTTAAGAAACCTCTTCACTCACTGTGAACGCTGCTTCTTTGAATTACTGTTCCTAGCCTGGAGGGATGAAACGACAAAGAGCTTTATGTATATATTTGACTCACCTACTGCATATGGTTTGATTGTGGATTCCCTAGGTTTGTATCTTAGGTCAGGAAATCAGAAGCTGACTCATGGGCATCTTGGGAGAATAACAATGTATATGCTGTACACAGCACGATCGGATGACATGCTGACTTCAAGACTTGTACAATACCTGGATAGAGATTCAGAATGGGGAGATTTTTTTCAATCTTTGAAGAGATTTCTTGACTGTGGTGATGGAAGATACACATTCATCATGAACTTTAAACGAGCTCTTGAATTTACATTTAACGCAAATTGGAGGTTTGAAAGAGACTATGTATCTCCTGTATGCTTTGTGAATCTCATGGAGTGCCTTGGTTTTTTAGCATCATCATATCTTATACTGAATGGTTGTGTTTTCTGCACAAAATCTCTATTGATTAATATGTTGAAGTGCCGTACAAGCAAGGAATACCTTGGTACATGCCTGGGTTCTGGACCAGTTAGCCAGGATTTGGATGTGGGCCATGTGGCATACTCATCAGGGAAGTTCATATTCCACTCAATTAGGAATCTCTTGACAAACAAGTTTGCTATTCAAGATTGGGTTCGGAGAACAAACATTGCATATGTCCCCATCCTTTTGCGACTAGTGATCTTGCTTTATCTAGTGACTTTGACTATTAATAAAGTGGGGAACTGCAATGAAGTCACAGATTTCCTTCAGAGGTGCAGAATTTTTGAGGATTTACCTCTGGAATTCTCCAAGAAGATTGTATATAGCTTGAAATTGAGGTCTCGAAAAGTGGGCAACTTCATACAGATATTTGCTGATGCACTTGCAGCAACTGGAAATCACATGGTGGTTCTTGGTTCACCGAAAGGCCAGCTAATCAGTCGAAATTTGAATGCTTATATAATTACAAGTTCGGATTTGACTGATGTTGAAAAAGTAACGGCATTTCTTTGTCAAGAGCGGGGATCTACCACGCAAGATGAAATAACAACCTGCAAGGTTACCTTTGGGAATTTCACTATCGCAGGAGTACGAGACAATAAGGTAGAGAATAAAATTGAAATGCATTTAAGTGATGAGAACATTTCCTTTTGGGAGAAGTTTGAGTCGTTTCAAGTCTTCATGCATGTCCAG AAGGATGCAAGGATTATTATCATATTCCTTAAAAGTGTTCTTTCCTGGCTGGAGCAAAGAGGTCCTCTAGAAAATATAGATACTCAATTGTTTGAAGAGGTCAAGCACATCTGCAATCAATTCGAAGAGCAGTCTATCTG GAAGAAGAGAGATAGTCTGACTGTTGAGGACCTCTACTCAATGTGGAATGACGGTGAgaaaaaattgcaaaaaatcATCAGTTTTCTGCGTTCTGAGAAAGCTTCCCGGAAAGAATCTGAAAGTAGGAAGGAAGTAGCACCTGCTGTCCAGTTCCACACGGAGGGGGATGATGAATGGAATGCATGCTCAGATGATGAACCTGACACAGGAGGAAGAGAGATGGTGGAACCTGCTGTCCAGTTCCACACGGAGGGGGGTGATGAATGGAGTGCATGCTCAGATGATGAACCTGACACAGGAGGAAGAGAGATGGTGGAACCGACCAAGGAAGAAGCAACTGTGACCTGCTCGACTTCGAAAAAGAAGgctcaaaagaagaagaagaaatcaaagAAGTCTAAACGCGGGAAGAAGTGA